In Felis catus isolate Fca126 chromosome A3, F.catus_Fca126_mat1.0, whole genome shotgun sequence, a single genomic region encodes these proteins:
- the COA5 gene encoding cytochrome c oxidase assembly factor 5: protein MPRYYEDKPEGGACAGVKEDLGACLLQSDCVLQEGKSPRQCLKEGNCKALKYSFFECKRSMLDARSRFRGRKGY from the exons ATGCCCCGGTATTACGAGGATAAGCCGGAGGGCGGCGCGTGCGCGGGCGTGAAGGAGGACCTGGGCGCATGTCTGCTGCAGTCGGACTGTGTGCTCCAG GAAGGAAAATCCCCTCGACAGTGTCTGAAGGAAGGAAACTGCAAAGCtttgaaatactcattttttgAATGTAAAAGATCAATG ttGGATGCCAGATCAAGATTCCGAGGAAGAAAAGGATATTGA